One Pseudomonadota bacterium DNA segment encodes these proteins:
- a CDS encoding cytidylate kinase-like family protein: MPKSQNPYSPEFDIDEIHAWLNQRAKSIKKQGHSHFVTISREYGCEAYPIAEELRDCLNKRSAPWMIFTRPIIEKLIEDDEFDSKFIHELSEMRYGFSYQFIDNYVPDFMKSPHSQTFEKMQKLYLKLVELGNCIIVGSAAQIITSDLNPERYTGVHVRIIGSEEFRTGKIMEYYGLGREEAQKHLKEKQSASDNFVKDFTGSSVNDPYLYHMVFHNDHVPTDFMIKTLCEYLVEKGIKY, from the coding sequence ATGCCGAAATCCCAAAATCCATACTCCCCCGAGTTTGACATCGACGAGATTCATGCCTGGCTGAACCAACGGGCAAAATCCATAAAAAAACAAGGGCACAGCCATTTCGTGACAATCTCCCGTGAGTATGGATGCGAGGCCTATCCCATTGCAGAGGAACTCCGTGACTGTCTCAACAAACGGTCAGCACCATGGATGATTTTCACACGACCCATCATAGAAAAGCTCATCGAAGACGATGAATTCGATTCCAAGTTCATTCATGAACTCAGCGAAATGCGGTATGGTTTCTCCTATCAATTCATTGATAATTATGTGCCTGATTTCATGAAGTCACCACATTCCCAGACTTTTGAGAAGATGCAGAAACTTTACCTCAAACTGGTGGAGCTGGGGAACTGCATTATTGTAGGATCGGCGGCACAGATTATCACCAGCGATTTAAATCCCGAGCGCTACACAGGAGTCCATGTGAGGATCATCGGCAGCGAGGAGTTCAGAACCGGAAAAATCATGGAATATTACGGGCTCGGCAGGGAAGAAGCGCAAAAGCATCTCAAGGAGAAGCAGTCGGCCAGTGACAATTTTGTAAAGGATTTCACCGGATCATCAGTCAATGATCCCTATCTCTATCACATGGTGTTTCATAATGACCATGTTCCCACTGATTTCATGATAAAAACCCTCTGCGAATATCTGGTGGAAAAGGGAATCAAATACTGA
- a CDS encoding L,D-transpeptidase produces MKISFPLLWANKTKILLFGAVMLAGGALFFFGFPKIPDGNAGIAAPAPTKAKNRKGDDVAALRKKLNALSPQGIHVVIDTGQNLLFIRKGEQTLHRALVSTGSGNVLQDPSGERKWIFDTPRGVFSVGSKTRKPYWVKPDWAFIEEGEAIPKSYNDRIEAGGLGEYAVGIGNGYFIHGTLYTRLLGRNVTHGCIRMADEDLKRLYQTVPIGAKVMIF; encoded by the coding sequence ATGAAAATATCGTTTCCATTGCTCTGGGCAAATAAGACTAAAATACTCCTGTTCGGCGCGGTCATGCTGGCAGGTGGGGCATTATTTTTTTTCGGTTTTCCGAAAATCCCGGATGGCAATGCGGGGATTGCCGCGCCCGCTCCCACAAAAGCAAAGAATAGAAAAGGTGACGATGTTGCAGCGCTCAGGAAAAAGCTGAACGCCTTGTCTCCTCAGGGAATTCACGTGGTTATCGATACGGGGCAAAACCTCCTCTTCATCAGAAAAGGAGAGCAAACCCTTCACCGGGCGCTGGTTTCCACAGGCAGCGGCAACGTGCTTCAGGATCCTTCCGGGGAAAGAAAGTGGATCTTTGACACCCCCCGCGGCGTTTTCTCCGTTGGTTCAAAAACCCGTAAACCTTACTGGGTCAAACCTGACTGGGCGTTTATCGAGGAGGGTGAAGCAATTCCCAAGTCATACAATGACCGTATTGAAGCCGGAGGACTCGGTGAATATGCTGTTGGTATCGGCAACGGCTATTTTATTCACGGGACTCTTTATACCCGGCTCCTGGGCAGGAATGTCACGCACGGATGTATCCGGATGGCTGACGAGGATCTCAAACGCCTCTACCAAACCGTGCCCATCGGCGCAAAGGTAATGATATTCTGA
- a CDS encoding L,D-transpeptidase, which translates to MPHQILALIFCLPFFLLEGCNRPPVPPEVYLVEIQEKDLWRDGADVYAAAEFITYRAKLRECREMLAAERARFIWFVNYESLRKEFSALYNRGQLISMETSSEQERRTGVVTEAIASREQRLEALAALADSINEGRVARRFLTRVEVLLSVSRTMLLQQKHDEAMLRLGDADPYLQQAEDALRRVAGRYADRKQIEHWRRLVATAKQGSQKNSGISILVSKLDRRLIVLKNGAEIRRYRVGLGRNGLKDKLYSGDQATPEGHYRVVKKNDESRFYKALLINYPNAEDMKRFASARKKGLVPEKSGIGSLLEIHGGGKDGITDGCVSLDNSDMAELFDMAETGTPITIVGVTDYENIVSIALGK; encoded by the coding sequence ATGCCGCATCAAATTCTGGCGTTGATTTTCTGCCTGCCATTTTTTTTACTGGAAGGCTGCAACCGGCCGCCTGTCCCTCCGGAGGTCTACCTGGTGGAAATCCAGGAGAAGGATCTCTGGAGGGATGGAGCGGACGTTTATGCTGCCGCGGAATTTATTACCTATCGGGCAAAACTGCGTGAGTGCAGGGAAATGCTCGCTGCGGAAAGGGCGCGTTTTATCTGGTTCGTGAACTATGAATCGCTTCGGAAGGAATTCAGCGCGCTGTATAACCGCGGACAGTTGATCAGCATGGAAACCTCAAGCGAGCAGGAGCGAAGGACCGGCGTTGTGACCGAGGCCATTGCTTCCCGTGAACAGAGACTTGAAGCCCTGGCGGCACTGGCCGACTCCATCAACGAGGGACGAGTCGCGCGCAGGTTTCTGACGCGAGTCGAAGTCCTGCTCTCTGTGTCGCGGACCATGCTGCTGCAGCAAAAACATGACGAGGCCATGCTTCGGCTCGGCGATGCCGATCCTTATCTGCAACAGGCCGAGGATGCCCTGCGCCGGGTCGCAGGCCGCTATGCCGACAGAAAACAGATTGAGCACTGGCGGCGTCTTGTGGCGACGGCAAAACAGGGTTCTCAGAAAAACAGCGGCATTTCCATCCTGGTAAGTAAACTCGACAGGAGGCTCATTGTCCTCAAAAACGGTGCTGAAATCAGGAGATATCGCGTTGGTCTGGGTCGGAATGGACTGAAGGACAAACTCTACTCCGGGGATCAGGCTACTCCGGAAGGGCATTACCGCGTCGTAAAAAAGAATGATGAAAGCCGGTTTTATAAGGCGTTGCTCATCAATTATCCAAACGCTGAGGATATGAAGCGGTTCGCCTCTGCAAGAAAAAAGGGCTTGGTCCCGGAAAAATCGGGCATCGGCAGCCTCCTTGAAATACACGGGGGGGGGAAAGACGGAATTACCGATGGATGCGTATCCCTGGACAACTCCGATATGGCGGAGTTGTTTGACATGGCCGAGACCGGTACGCCAATTACCATCGTCGGTGTTACTGATTATGAAAATATCGTTTCCATTGCTCTGGGCAAATAA
- the ychF gene encoding redox-regulated ATPase YchF: MKIGIVGLPNVGKSTLFNALTRAGAEASNYPFCTIEPNIGIVAVPDHRLTVLANLGRSNKIIPTTIEFVDIAGLVKGASQGEGLGNMFLAHIRSVEAIAHVVRCYDDENVTHVHGKIDPVADVETINLELILSDLELVEKRIYSEEKKARGQDRDAIIKLAGLVKIKAVLEDEKPARAAVLNDRENELLDRELQLLTNKKVIYVANVSEDDLSAEGDNPYVQKLRAYADSHGDGLVTVSAKIESELSEMDEEEVAVFLGELGIKESGLARLTREAYSLLNLMSFLTTGEKETRAWTVPQGTRAPQAAAVIHSDFEKHFIRAEVVPYEDLVAVGSWAIARNQGKLRTEGKDYIFKDGDVTVFLTSA; encoded by the coding sequence ATGAAAATCGGAATTGTCGGTTTGCCAAACGTTGGCAAATCAACCTTGTTTAACGCCCTCACCAGAGCCGGTGCTGAGGCCAGTAATTACCCTTTCTGTACCATTGAGCCCAATATCGGCATTGTCGCGGTCCCGGATCATCGTCTTACTGTTCTGGCCAACCTTGGCAGGTCAAATAAAATTATCCCCACCACCATCGAATTTGTCGATATTGCAGGCCTTGTCAAGGGTGCGTCTCAGGGTGAAGGGCTGGGTAATATGTTTCTCGCCCACATCCGCAGCGTGGAAGCCATTGCCCATGTGGTCCGCTGCTATGATGATGAAAACGTCACTCATGTTCATGGCAAAATAGACCCGGTTGCAGATGTGGAGACCATTAATCTGGAGCTGATCCTCTCTGATCTCGAACTGGTTGAAAAGCGGATCTACAGTGAGGAAAAAAAGGCGCGCGGTCAGGATAGGGACGCAATAATAAAACTTGCCGGCCTGGTGAAAATAAAGGCTGTTCTTGAAGATGAAAAACCGGCCAGAGCGGCTGTGCTCAATGACCGGGAGAACGAGTTGCTTGATCGGGAGCTCCAGCTGCTCACCAATAAAAAGGTGATCTATGTTGCCAATGTCAGCGAGGACGATCTCAGTGCCGAGGGCGATAACCCCTATGTGCAGAAATTGCGGGCCTATGCGGATTCCCATGGCGATGGCCTGGTTACCGTCTCTGCAAAGATTGAATCGGAACTCTCTGAAATGGATGAAGAGGAAGTAGCAGTCTTTCTGGGGGAATTGGGAATCAAAGAATCCGGACTTGCCCGTCTTACCCGTGAGGCCTATTCCCTGTTGAATCTTATGTCATTTCTTACCACCGGTGAAAAAGAAACCCGGGCCTGGACTGTGCCGCAGGGCACCAGGGCTCCCCAGGCGGCGGCCGTCATTCACTCCGATTTTGAAAAACATTTTATCCGCGCTGAAGTGGTCCCCTATGAAGATCTCGTTGCCGTCGGCTCCTGGGCCATAGCCAGAAATCAGGGCAAGCTCAGGACAGAGGGCAAGGATTATATTTTCAAGGATGGTGATGTAACGGTATTTCTGACCAGTGCCTGA